The region TCAGCTGCTGTGCGGAGCTGGCTGTCAATGTCCTGATAGAGTTGAGTAGATCAGAATTCAAGCCCTAAGTATTTACCAGATATGTAGATGACCAAGTAGTTTGGAAATGTGCTTACCTGTGGAGTGTATGTTTTGATTGGTGGGCAGCCCTTTGCGCCACAGTTCAAGGCAAAGTGAATGAGGGGCTCAGCATCGGGAAGGGCCACCTAGTGGATACCATACGAAATGGAATTCTTTGTTACATTAATTGTTCTGCACACAAGTGTCATTGGTGAAGTAGTGAAATGTTCAGCTATGATTTAACAGAATGTCTGAATACCTGTAGTCGCGGGTCTGTTTTGGAGAAGGGCCTTAGAAGCTGTGCGACACCTTTTCTGTTCCCTCTCAGAACACCATTCTCAATGTCCTGTAATGTAAACACTTCTCCTCCAATTAGGTAGCTCACATAGTTGAAGAactataaaaaagaagaagacagggaacaatatatttaatataatggCATCCATTCTTGCTTAAATACGATGTTGACTGAATCAAATAGTAAGATAATCTTAAATATAACAAAAGGTTAAAATAACATGACCTTTCATGCCTCTTAGTgtggatgttttcttttcttttttctgtgcaTTTTCGTCTGGATGTAATTAGTGTAAATCAGCACCACAAATGGCTATCCTCAATTTCAATAAAGAAATATCAGCcgagcattattattattataaaaaaaacaacaacgtttAGCAGTAGTGGATAGCTGTTCATAGGCTTAACTCTCAAGAGCTCAACAGTAACAGCCCACCTTTTAAACGGCTCTGGTTTCAGAAGTGATTTTTACTATTCAATAACTACTCAGACATTTCATTAACTGCTTATATAAAGagtttaaacattttgaaaacgcCAAAAATGGCAACAGTACAAGACTGTGTAGATAAACAGTCATAGACATTGATGGGAGCAGTCAGCAAGTTTGGTTAACATTTCAcgtcaagtcaagtcaaactTTATTCCTCCCCAGAGGAGCAATtgatttccatggtaacagcgagCTCCCCCAATCAGACACGTCACGGTTATGTTTAGGATTATGGGTAATGTAGAATTTCTCCATGACATCGCATAAAAGCATAGCAgagaataaaacatgttttttcttaaaacaaggttAATATCATACGGACAAGCGGCTTTTACAGGAGCTCATGGTCAGTGTACCTTGGGTGGTTTAGACATAAATCGCTAATCCTCAAAACCCCTTTGAAGAAAATGAATTGGATGATTTTTACTTCCggaaccacactgttgagctctatagGGACTCTGTGGACAGGGGATTTTTATCTTTGAGTGCAGCTGTGTGATCATACTCTGTATCTTTGCCACATGTTGGAGGGGGCCCCCAGGCGTAGGTACCCATGGATGACCAAGGcgttgtagatgttgatgaagaAGGCCAGCTTCTCCTCCCGACTGAGCGAAAGCAGCTCCACCCTCTGCAGCTGAATGGCTAGCTCACAGTAACGCTCAAAGGCAGGGTTGACTGACATGCCCTTGTAGTCCACAGACTGTGGGAGCAAGGACAACACATAAAGTACATAACCTTACAGttcaaaacaaccaaacataCAGATGAATACCCTCGGCGTCAGAAGCCTAGAGGCGATGAGGACATTACCTTGCCATCAGCAGAGAGATGCTCGGAGAACAATTTCAAAACCAACTCCCGTACAAGCAAAGAGAGCTCAGcagctgagacagagagagagtgacagagtgTTAATGTTTTGTAGGTTTAATAGCGTTTTGAGGCAAAAATAGACCAATAAGTGAATGGTAAAAGCAGCTGTCTTAGCATCTTAACAATAACTGGATCTTTTTATGAGATATACTCAATGTTTTGctgtaatgtaaaaatcaaCACAGTTCATAACCCAATTTCAAAACATTAACCCCTGAGCTGGGACAACATTGTGGGGGTGTTACTGTTACAGATTGTGCTCTTACATAATCCATAAGTGAATATTTAAAAGTGGCTGTGAAATAAACccaaggaaaagaaaggaataacataaaaataaggCTAACTTTGATGTTGTACAAATGAGATTGCCATTAGGAAACATTACCCGTGAGAAAAGCACGTCGCAGATAAGTCCAAGAGAAGAAACGGCCAAGCATAATCACACTAACACTTACAAAAGCAGTGTGATTGTAATCACCTCGGTGTTGTACTGCACGGATTAGCTTGTTAGTTAGCCTCTAGAGGTATGCAACATTCAGGTATGAATATAAGACAGAGCCAGGCAACCACCAGCACAGAACAAGAAAAAGGATTAATCTGTCAAAAAGAATGCGGCaaacctgcagaaacacaaacatggtTTTGAAATAGGGCTTCaatgatgtatgtatgtatatatgtatgtatgtatgtattcaggccaacttttcattttttttcttcaggtgCTATCAGTATCAGTTCAGGAGTTCTTGATACATTAGATAACAGAAATTATAGGGCTCAATTTAATTTCCCAAACATGTTTCTTATACAATGTATTATCAAACACACTGCATTTTTTCATGCTCATACTGAATCACAGCCATCATACAGGAGGTGAGTATAGAAGTGACTGAGGGAATGAAGgccatacagtatatcagatAAATCATGAAGCTCTACTTCAGTTCTTCCTGCCACAAAGCTCACTGACATAATACACAAACCCAAGCAAACCCTAAAGGTCATTCACCAAACCAGCAGCAAAGAAAGGACAGGAGTTTTAGAGAGCATTTGAAGGACCCCAGTCAGCATGGACCTGAAATGCGATGTGTGTATGCCCCAAAGCCTGATCCAGTCCTGACCTACCCTGGATGGGACTGCAGGCTGCCGTCTGTCCTGCGTTGAGGGCTGAATGAGGGTCATCCTCCAACAGCCTGTACAGTGTGTCTTTCCCTTTTCCAAAACTGCCATCCTGCTGCCCACAGCCACGCACACTGACCATGTACTTCTTCTGCAACAATGCTTGGGCAGTATTACAGGCCTCAGCACTGGCTAACATACACATGGCCACAGTCAAGAGTTGGCAGATAGTTCAATGAGTTTCCAAATTGTTCTAATAACTTCTACAAAAATCAAACTGACACAACACTAAAAGCTTGTTTTACTGCAGGTCTGCGACCTTACTTACCCATGcctttctctttctgcagcCAGTCAACCAGTTGATCACCTGGGAAGCTCTTTTTGTACAAAGTAAGGCCCCTCCAATGACTGCCAATCACAGTGCCATGTTTCAGGTCTTCTACCACGTCCGCCAACTCATCCCTCTCACACATAAACTCTGAGGGCGGGGATATGCCAAGCCACACATGtacaagcacaaaaaaataccCATGTTCATTCATACCCACACGCATGAAAGACAAGTATGTGCAGTCCAGCATGTgcgcaaaaaaaagaaaatctagtTGGTGGGAAAGGAAGCACCTAAATCATTTATTCTGGTCATAGCTTCTCTATATCCAGCATGGCggatttacattttaaaacattgtgaaacaaaacaacattgcGCTATGCAGGTTTAAtggagaaaacacaaacaaaaaaactaaacattgcACACAAATGAGTTATGCATCTTCTCAAATTAATAATTCATGAGCAGAAGTGGGCAgaaaataacattgtgtttcAATGTTAACAATGTCTACACTCTTATAAACCTGTCCGCGCTCTCAGGTCAGATGATCAGCTGCTCCTGACTGTGCCTAAAACTAAGCGTAAGCTCAGAGGGGGCCGTGCCTTTGCTGTGTCTGCCCCTAAACTATGGAATGATCTGCCTTTGCATGTAAAACAGGCCTCTTCTTTATCCGTTTTTAAAACCCTTATTAAAAcccatcttttctctttggcTTTTGACACAGTAAGATGTTGACTTCATTTACTTGTTCTTATTtgctactttgtgtgtttttttaattgtatggttattaattataaatgtctttgtttattttctgtacagcactttggtcaactttggttgttgtaaagcgcttaacaaataaagttggtatggtatggtatggtactAAAAGGAATGTCAAAGCTAATCGAAATACTGTTCAACTGGCAAAATCCTTAGTATGGAAATGTGTTTCTCCAAAATCCAGACAAAACAGCATAGAATGCAAGTGAGTCATTAAGATTGACAACTTTACTATTATATAACCACATTTGCTGGGCTATACAGTGGCCTGTATGTACCTCAAAACAGCCAGAGTTGGCCAGTATTGCTGAAACAATGTCCAATCTACTGTCAGATGACTTTCAATCAAGACTGTTGAGAGAACAATGACTAATGGAATGAAAGCTTTGACATAATGATACAAATATGAAGGAATACATTCTATATTTGTAGGTCACACCGAATTCAAAACTTTCTCCACAAAAGGAAGTTTAAGCTCCCCTTTGGAAAGACTTTGTGAACACATTACTCCTAATTTCCATGGGATGCgaacggctgcggatccgcTCAGAAACGGCATCAGAGTAATTTGGTTTCCATTTAAGTCAACGTGTGtatttccacaggatgcggaaCGACTGCAGAATGGCTGCAGCCCAGCTCAGGCGATCTGCTCATCCAAAGTATCAAGTTTCCTATCTCAACTGTCTGTGTCAGCAGTAGTGACAAGAGATGAGAACACACATCTGCTAGTACCCAAACATACATGCCAGCACTTAACGTAAACTACAGTTCCAAGTATAGTTCATCTGAGTCAATGCATCAAATTGAGGACGTTTTCCCCAGAGTCTGGTTCATTTCAAAACCCATTTCTGAGCAGATTAAACCAATCTGAAACTGATCTGGTTTTTAAACTGATCCTTAAACATTAAGCAAGTATGTGAAGACAACTAAAATTTGGAAAAAGCAAACTGTCAGACCAATAAATCCCTCACCTCCATCAGTCTCCCCAGATGTGTCCTCTGCTAGATTTTTGTCTGGTAGTGGTGGAGCATCTGCTGGAAGAGGCTCTCTCTTGACCACATTCACCAACCTCTGAAGCTCCTCAGGAGCCTGAgacagttaaacacacacagtacaaacaaGTTGAAACATTACAAGAGATgaaaatcagattttttgaCACTGTTGAAATATACGTTACAAGTTCAATAGTCAAATGGGGAAATGTTGCCACTCCTCACCAATTTCTGTAGATCATCGTTGCCCCCAACATGAATGTTGTTAAAGAAGATCTGAGGGACCGAGCTGCGTCCTGTCAACTCCTTCACTCTGGCTCTGAGCTCTGGATGCCTTCCCACATCCACATCACATACCGGTACTCCCAAACGTCCCAGGGTGGCTTTGGCCTGCACACAGTGTGGACAGCCCTGGATGGAGTACACCGTTACCCTGCCCAGTGCACTGCTGTCAAACTCCTCCATCTGCTGCACTTATGGAAAGACAAGAGGGCAAAGAGTTTTAAGCTGTAGCTGTCCAGAGAAAGTTGGCGGAGATCCATGTTACAAAAACCGTTTAGTGGTCCTCTTTCTGCTCTTAGCCACTGAACAAGTGTGGATTACACAGTAGATGTTTTATCCAACACATCCTAGCTATGTAAAGTTcctatttaaatgttaataatattCACATTTTGGCCTGAATGAAGCCTTAAACTATTGCTTTCTTTCAGATAGTGGGAGGTCTTACATGTGGATTTTTGCAAGATATGTTGATCTCTTTGAGAGAGTATTAATTTGTTTTGggttgtatgtgtatgtgtatagatGTGTAAGTGCATACggaaatgtattgtaaattcATGCACGCATACATGTAAATTGATGTGCatacatgtgaacacacacacacacacacttagtgtTACCTGAAGGATATCTATTAGTAGTTTAGAGCGATGTTCTCCTGCTAAGGGATTTAAACCAGCAATCTCACAGTCATTTATAACTTGAGTAATAACTTAAGTTGAGGAACTTTTTTTGCCCGCCTTGCCTCATTTCTACTGACTTTGTGTGACGTTAGCCAATGTCACAGTTCCTCATTCATTGGTACACAGCTTTGGGCCAGCAGTCAGGCAATATTACTCTAGGCTTATCAAGGGCTAGATAACAACTCGTGTAGATGAAAACAGGCCAAAGTGCAAGTTGTCCTAGTTTCTCAAGAATTTAGATTTCTTTAAGTAGTTAGTGCAGTTAGTATGTACCGAATATGGAAGTGAAATCATACAATAAGCATATAAACTGACCCCGAGTGACTTTACAACACACGTTCTAATTTTGAGAATGGTTTTGTTAATTAGTTTTAGTAATTAGTTTTTCCAATGCAATTATTGTATAACGTTAAATATAACTGCAGATAAACAAAGCAGTTAATgaagactttttaatttaagaaaggAAACTACGCTTGTGTGAGATCCCCAATTTGTAGATTTGCACttagttttagaaaaaaaagctaaattttAAGGGCTGTATAGCGTTACCAACAAACAAGACTATAAagttaacattacatttctaaAATTTGCTTTGGACTTCAGCAAGCGCATACATTGAAAAGCAATATACCTGGCAAGACTATAACAATAATCATTACTCATTTAGTGGCATATGAGTAACACTTTTTAACGCTGAATATTCGTTAACGTTAACCGTAGCTACAATACAACTTAACCAGAATGGCGTTAACAAGCTAATGTGGATATATTAGCAAATTATAACGGTATTTTACCTTTTATCGATTGACTCCCTTGCTTAATTCGGCAGTACAATTTTAAAACTCTGTTCCACTTAGTCCTGTTAACGAAAACATATTAGTTAATACATATGTTATACATAACGCCAGCTGAGAGGTCGCTTATCTTGCAGGTAAATTACCCAGCTGCACTGGCAGTGCATCATCATTGCGCTGGCTAGCCCATATTAGCTGCTATGGttcaactagctagctagtcgcTTGTGTTATGATGCCTTCAGGTGCTCCTCGTAAACTTAACATTCTAGCTTGCTTGTCCGTAAATAATACCACCTAACAGCCTATGGACAACACCCATTGTTTTGAAATAGAAGCAGATTATTTCTGTTAACGCCATTCTGTCTTTTCTCCAGGATTAAATTGGCTTTTTATGAGCCTTCTTGACAAGAGAAGTGATGTTCGCAGTCCATGTAAGGTCCTGGGAGATGTCTCTCTAGCTTGTCTCATTTTATGTAAAGAAGAGCAggttcctctctcctcctcctgaagTCAATAATCAGCTCTTTTTTTGGTGGAGTTAAGTGTCTGGTTATTGGGTCAccaccatagaccgttaatattaagtCTATGGCCACCACACAGCCAGTTTTTGAATGTCATCTCTGTAGGCAGACTACAACATTACAATAGCCAGTAACACGGTATAACACAGATTGTATAAAATAGGTTAGAATTTAGTAGTTAGggttgtttgtgtgcatttcaaCCTTAAACTGCAACAATACTTATCGGTATAAATGCAGCTTGTTGTCAATTGTTGGACATACTGCCATACAAAGGCAACCATGGCTTTGCACGGAACGTTTTCCCACTGATACATGTTCCTGTACGGACACATTTATAGTAGGACACAAATGGACGAGGAGAAGATAGGTAGAAAAATTAAGGAGAACAGAAACGTTGTTTTCAGGTGTCGAAGATGTCAACGCTGTCAGAAACAGAGCGCGCAGGATTTACAAATATACTAAAGTCTATGTCAAAAGGCGACTTACTCTCCCTTTGTGACACAGTCACGAATAAGTTGATAGTTGTGGAAAACGTTACAGGTAACGTTATGGTTTCAGTCTGTTAACTTAGCTACAATACCAGACAGCAAGTTAGCTCGCATACTATTAGTTAATTACACTTAATGTTCTGATATGTTAACAGACAGGTTAATGTCAAACATATATTTCTTAAGGTAAAAGTGTATACGAGTGGTTGTTGACATATCCACCGCTGTAAATAAGTAACGTTCAGCTCTCGTCCTGTCCAACATAACAGAAGAGTTGGCACGAACTCATTCTAAAACGCGGAAGTAGAAGGTCGTACATTTCAGATCAGCGAGTCACAACAAGTTTACCAAGAAAGAAATAAtgcattttctctctgtgtgtgtgtgtgtgt is a window of Etheostoma cragini isolate CJK2018 chromosome 11, CSU_Ecrag_1.0, whole genome shotgun sequence DNA encoding:
- the zgc:152951 gene encoding uncharacterized protein zgc:152951 isoform X2 gives rise to the protein MEEFDSSALGRVTVYSIQGCPHCVQAKATLGRLGVPVCDVDVGRHPELRARVKELTGRSSVPQIFFNNIHVGGNDDLQKLAPEELQRLVNVVKREPLPADAPPLPDKNLAEDTSGETDGEFMCERDELADVVEDLKHGTVIGSHWRGLTLYKKSFPGDQLVDWLQKEKGMAAELSLLVRELVLKLFSEHLSADGKSVDYKGMSVNPAFERYCELAIQLQRVELLSLSREEKLAFFINIYNALVIHGYLRLGAPSNMWQRYRFFNYVSYLIGGEVFTLQDIENGVLRGNRKGVAQLLRPFSKTDPRLQVALPDAEPLIHFALNCGAKGCPPIKTYTPQDIDSQLRTAAEAFLENDDACMVDSGKREVRLSQIFKWYKADFGGTDEKLLKWVVEHMGDSPKKTSLQGVLSAGKTKVSFLPYDWSTNSTR
- the zgc:152951 gene encoding uncharacterized protein zgc:152951 isoform X1, with the translated sequence MEEFDSSALGRVTVYSIQGCPHCVQAKATLGRLGVPVCDVDVGRHPELRARVKELTGRSSVPQIFFNNIHVGGNDDLQKLAPEELQRLVNVVKREPLPADAPPLPDKNLAEDTSGETDGEFMCERDELADVVEDLKHGTVIGSHWRGLTLYKKSFPGDQLVDWLQKEKGMASAEACNTAQALLQKKYMVSVRGCGQQDGSFGKGKDTLYRLLEDDPHSALNAGQTAACSPIQAAELSLLVRELVLKLFSEHLSADGKSVDYKGMSVNPAFERYCELAIQLQRVELLSLSREEKLAFFINIYNALVIHGYLRLGAPSNMWQRYRFFNYVSYLIGGEVFTLQDIENGVLRGNRKGVAQLLRPFSKTDPRLQVALPDAEPLIHFALNCGAKGCPPIKTYTPQDIDSQLRTAAEAFLENDDACMVDSGKREVRLSQIFKWYKADFGGTDEKLLKWVVEHMGDSPKKTSLQGVLSAGKTKVSFLPYDWSTNSTR